A genome region from Dolichospermum compactum NIES-806 includes the following:
- a CDS encoding site-specific DNA-methyltransferase — protein MTKKQRLELTWIGKEIRPKLEPRILLEDSEKSYHATHRVCENDIFDNRLIRGDNLLALKALEQEFTGKVKCIFIDPPYNTGNAFPNYYDDGLEHSRWLSLMKDRLEIIYKLLSEDGSLWITIDDNEAHYLKVMCDEIFGRNCFITSFIWKKVDSPNDNKVPITPDHEYVLCFAKNPNLVKFKQKPDDSILEAYRNLDSESDRPYKDRLLKKNGKSSLRSDRPSMFFPVIAPDGTEVFPIHDDGREACWAMGKKGVEDLVAKGNLIWKQREQNGIKRWIPYTREFAPDNPSRPYPTIWNDLDTTRQTKAHQKTLFGENQVFDTPKPENLICRILQMSTESGDLVLDSFAGSGTTGAVAHKMGRRWIMIELGEHCHTHIIPRLKKVIDGEDQGGISKAVNWKAGGGFRYYRLAPSLLEKDKWGNWIINKEYNPAMLAEALCKIEGFTYSPSDTFYWQHGYSTERDFIYVTTQNLSHEQLSQLADEVGQERTLLVLCSAFRGKVDTFPNLTIKKIPQQILSRCEWGHDDYSLKTENLPKATPKIEQPSPQKPQQQHIQQSLF, from the coding sequence ATGACTAAAAAACAGAGACTAGAACTTACATGGATTGGTAAAGAAATTCGCCCCAAATTAGAACCGCGAATTTTGCTGGAAGATTCTGAAAAATCTTATCATGCTACACATCGAGTCTGTGAAAATGATATTTTTGATAATCGTTTAATTCGTGGAGATAACTTATTAGCTCTCAAGGCTTTAGAACAGGAATTTACAGGAAAAGTTAAATGTATTTTTATTGATCCTCCCTATAATACTGGTAACGCATTTCCCAACTACTATGATGATGGTTTAGAGCATTCCCGTTGGCTTTCTTTAATGAAAGATCGTTTAGAAATTATCTATAAGTTATTATCAGAAGATGGATCTTTATGGATAACAATTGATGATAATGAAGCACATTATTTAAAAGTAATGTGTGATGAAATTTTTGGAAGGAACTGTTTCATCACTTCATTTATATGGAAAAAGGTGGATAGCCCTAATGATAATAAAGTTCCAATTACACCTGATCATGAATACGTTCTCTGTTTCGCTAAAAATCCCAACTTAGTTAAATTTAAACAGAAACCTGATGACTCAATTCTCGAAGCTTATAGAAACCTTGATTCAGAGTCAGATCGTCCCTACAAAGATCGATTATTAAAAAAGAATGGCAAAAGCAGTCTTAGATCAGATAGACCATCAATGTTTTTCCCTGTTATTGCACCTGATGGCACAGAAGTTTTCCCAATTCATGATGATGGTAGAGAAGCTTGCTGGGCAATGGGGAAAAAAGGGGTTGAAGATTTAGTAGCCAAAGGAAATTTAATTTGGAAACAGCGTGAACAAAACGGTATAAAGCGATGGATTCCATACACAAGAGAATTTGCACCAGACAACCCTTCTCGTCCATATCCAACAATTTGGAATGATTTGGATACTACAAGACAAACAAAAGCACACCAAAAGACGTTGTTTGGAGAAAATCAAGTATTTGATACACCAAAACCAGAAAATCTCATTTGCCGTATTTTACAAATGTCTACAGAAAGCGGTGATTTAGTATTAGATTCCTTTGCAGGTTCAGGAACAACAGGTGCAGTTGCACACAAAATGGGAAGACGCTGGATCATGATTGAACTAGGAGAACATTGTCATACCCATATCATTCCCCGACTTAAAAAAGTAATTGATGGCGAAGATCAAGGTGGCATTAGCAAAGCAGTAAACTGGAAAGCTGGCGGCGGATTTCGTTATTATCGCCTTGCACCATCACTGTTAGAAAAAGACAAATGGGGTAACTGGATTATTAATAAAGAATATAACCCCGCCATGTTAGCCGAAGCACTCTGCAAAATTGAAGGCTTTACATACTCACCATCAGATACATTTTATTGGCAACATGGTTATTCTACAGAACGAGATTTTATTTATGTCACTACCCAAAATCTCAGTCATGAACAATTATCTCAACTTGCTGATGAAGTAGGACAAGAACGCACATTATTAGTTTTATGTAGTGCTTTTCGTGGCAAAGTTGATACATTCCCAAATCTGACCATTAAAAAAATTCCTCAACAAATTCTTTCACGTTGTGAATGGGGACACGATGATTACAGTTTAAAAACTGAAAACCTGCCTAAAGCAACTCCAAAAATTGAACAACCATCACCACAAAAACCACAACAACAGCATATACAACAATCATTATTTTAG
- a CDS encoding DEAD/DEAH box helicase translates to MNNIVNNIANRLSLRPPQRQSLEILDRVCDILPINGQSDIETSLAKIHQQFYTVTDFEREFPSLCFALATGVGKTRLMGAFISYLNLVHGIKNFFVLAPNLTIYNKLITDFTPNNPKYVFTGISEFAINSPIIITGENYETNARTILDPQITCKINIFNISKINSEVRGGKSPKIKRLSEYIGESYFDYLSQLKDLVILMDESHRYRASAGIRAINELKPLMGLELTATPSVETSKKPVYFKNVIYEYSLGKAITDGFVKDPAVVTRKDFNPASLSPAAIEQIKLEDGIYLHENIKAELKTYALQTVKPIVKPFMLVIARDTTHATQLLEMIKSDEFAAGFYKDKVIQVDSSKTGTQEDEMVERLLKVEHPDEPTEIVIHVNMLKEGWDVTNLYTIVPLRAANSEILIKQSIGRGLRLPYGKRTGITIVDRLNIVAHDKFQEIVEEAKRPESEIRLQQIILTSEELEEKNKTVVSQSKLAQTLGMTTEQKSEKNITVPETESQNIQTSIFASTIEQKIANLTYQEIQKLESQPEKVPTTSYLSTPKVQSIVREAVAREYQPEQLEIEGVSTPPDIADIVAKTTNLVIQQTIDIPKIIVVPQREVKSGFRSFALDVTGLNYRVPSKKELYIQSLATDDSTSLEIKTDDFEEFQLENYIVKNLVNFDDICYDENADLLYDLASQVISHFLTYLSEEETQKVLSDNQIEIANFVHNQMIKHFWEDDKVEYKYEISKGFTTLKESAYTTNAKNYLNYRTSPPDKSNMSKYLFTGFSKCLYKEQKFQSEAERVLSIILERDAIKWFKPARGQFQIYYQWDGNYLEYQPDFVAETAEIIYMLEPKNREEIDHPQVVAKKNVAVKWCQNASNYMLQHNGKPWVYVLIPHDAIAQNMTLKGLGDAFGERSYRFQTK, encoded by the coding sequence ATGAATAACATCGTTAATAACATTGCTAATCGTCTCAGTTTGCGCCCTCCGCAAAGACAATCATTAGAAATTTTGGATCGGGTTTGTGATATTTTGCCTATCAATGGACAATCAGATATAGAAACAAGTTTAGCGAAAATTCATCAACAATTCTACACAGTTACAGATTTTGAAAGGGAATTTCCATCACTATGTTTTGCACTAGCTACAGGTGTGGGTAAAACGCGATTAATGGGGGCTTTTATCAGCTACTTAAATCTAGTACACGGGATCAAGAATTTCTTTGTTTTAGCACCTAATTTAACAATTTATAATAAACTAATTACAGATTTTACACCTAATAATCCCAAATATGTATTTACAGGTATTTCTGAATTTGCAATCAATTCACCAATTATTATCACAGGTGAAAACTATGAAACCAATGCGAGAACAATTTTAGATCCACAAATTACTTGTAAAATCAATATTTTTAACATATCAAAAATTAATTCTGAAGTGCGCGGTGGTAAAAGTCCCAAAATCAAACGACTATCTGAATATATTGGTGAAAGTTATTTTGATTATCTTTCCCAGTTAAAAGACTTAGTAATTTTAATGGATGAATCCCACCGATATCGAGCATCAGCAGGAATTAGAGCAATTAATGAATTAAAACCATTAATGGGTTTAGAACTCACAGCTACACCTTCTGTAGAAACCAGTAAAAAACCTGTATATTTTAAAAATGTTATCTATGAATATTCTTTAGGAAAAGCAATTACAGATGGTTTTGTGAAAGATCCTGCGGTTGTTACTCGTAAAGACTTTAATCCTGCCAGTTTATCACCAGCAGCAATTGAACAAATCAAATTAGAAGATGGAATTTATTTACACGAAAATATTAAGGCTGAATTAAAAACCTATGCTTTGCAAACAGTAAAGCCAATTGTTAAACCTTTTATGCTAGTAATTGCCCGTGACACTACCCATGCTACACAACTTTTAGAAATGATTAAATCTGATGAATTTGCAGCAGGGTTCTATAAAGATAAAGTCATACAAGTTGATTCTAGTAAAACAGGCACTCAAGAAGATGAAATGGTAGAAAGATTGCTAAAAGTAGAACATCCAGATGAACCAACGGAAATAGTTATTCATGTGAATATGTTAAAAGAAGGTTGGGATGTTACTAACCTTTATACAATCGTACCATTAAGAGCCGCAAATTCGGAAATTTTGATTAAACAATCTATTGGTAGAGGATTACGTTTACCTTATGGAAAGCGTACAGGTATCACCATTGTAGATCGTTTAAATATTGTTGCCCATGACAAATTTCAAGAAATTGTGGAAGAAGCAAAACGCCCAGAATCAGAAATTAGATTGCAACAAATTATTCTCACATCTGAAGAGTTAGAAGAAAAAAACAAAACAGTAGTTTCACAGTCAAAACTTGCCCAAACTTTAGGAATGACGACGGAACAAAAGAGTGAAAAAAATATAACTGTCCCAGAAACAGAAAGCCAAAATATTCAAACGTCTATATTTGCATCTACCATAGAACAAAAAATTGCAAACCTGACTTACCAAGAGATTCAAAAGTTAGAAAGTCAGCCGGAAAAAGTACCAACTACATCCTATCTTTCAACACCAAAAGTTCAATCAATAGTGCGGGAAGCTGTAGCTAGAGAATATCAGCCGGAACAACTGGAAATTGAAGGTGTAAGCACACCACCAGATATTGCAGATATTGTGGCTAAAACCACTAATTTAGTTATTCAACAAACCATTGATATTCCCAAAATTATTGTTGTTCCCCAAAGGGAAGTAAAATCAGGTTTTAGGTCTTTTGCTTTAGATGTGACAGGTTTAAATTATCGTGTTCCATCCAAAAAAGAATTATATATCCAATCGTTAGCAACGGATGATTCTACATCTTTAGAAATCAAAACAGACGATTTTGAAGAATTTCAGTTAGAAAACTATATTGTCAAAAATTTAGTCAATTTTGATGATATTTGTTATGATGAAAATGCTGATTTACTTTATGATTTAGCAAGTCAGGTTATTAGTCATTTTCTCACTTACTTATCAGAAGAAGAGACACAGAAAGTTTTATCTGATAACCAAATCGAAATTGCTAACTTTGTCCATAACCAGATGATAAAACATTTCTGGGAAGATGATAAGGTTGAGTACAAATACGAAATTAGCAAAGGTTTTACAACCTTAAAAGAGAGTGCATATACCACAAATGCGAAGAATTATTTAAATTATAGAACCTCGCCTCCAGATAAAAGCAATATGTCCAAATATCTGTTTACAGGGTTTTCTAAATGCCTCTATAAAGAACAAAAATTTCAATCAGAAGCAGAAAGAGTATTATCTATAATTTTAGAACGAGATGCAATAAAATGGTTTAAACCAGCAAGAGGACAATTTCAGATTTATTACCAATGGGATGGAAATTATTTAGAATATCAACCCGATTTTGTAGCAGAAACAGCAGAAATTATCTATATGCTTGAACCCAAAAATCGAGAGGAAATAGATCATCCTCAAGTAGTTGCTAAGAAGAATGTAGCCGTTAAATGGTGTCAAAATGCCTCTAATTATATGCTACAACACAATGGAAAGCCTTGGGTTTATGTGTTGATACCCCATGATGCGATCGCCCAAAATATGACTCTCAAAGGATTAGGCGATGCCTTCGGCGAGCGCAGCTATCGCTTTCAAACAAAGTAA
- a CDS encoding phosphoribosyltransferase has translation MSDLYISWSDYHHKIEQLAVKIYQSGWEFNQIVCLARGGLRVGDILSRIYNQPLAILSTSSYSGAGKHERSNLIISHQLTMTSGNLGSRILLVDDLVDSGITIQQTVPWLQKHDDFPIQEIRTAVIWYKACSVVVPDYHVDYLADNPWIHQPFEHYESISPSELAKKMSQR, from the coding sequence ATGTCAGACCTTTACATTTCTTGGTCAGATTATCACCACAAAATTGAACAACTGGCTGTAAAGATTTATCAATCAGGTTGGGAATTTAACCAAATTGTCTGTTTAGCCAGAGGAGGACTGCGAGTAGGAGATATTCTCTCCCGCATATACAATCAACCCTTGGCAATTTTATCTACTTCATCTTACAGCGGCGCGGGTAAACATGAAAGGAGTAATTTAATTATTTCTCATCAATTAACCATGACTAGCGGAAATTTAGGTTCACGGATTTTGCTAGTAGATGATTTAGTAGACTCTGGTATCACTATTCAACAAACAGTTCCCTGGCTACAGAAACATGATGATTTTCCCATTCAAGAAATTCGCACCGCTGTAATTTGGTATAAAGCTTGTTCAGTTGTTGTTCCTGACTACCACGTTGATTATCTGGCTGATAATCCTTGGATTCATCAACCTTTTGAACATTACGAATCTATCAGTCCTTCCGAACTAGCAAAAAAGATGAGTCAACGATGA
- a CDS encoding MFS transporter has translation MVKDNSHNNGFYQSLTSEKLDFKTKLAYGAGDLGPAITANIAVFYLLVFFTNVAGIPAGLAGSILMIGKIWDGINDPMVGMLTDKTQSRRWGRRLPWLLYGAIPFGFFFFLQWIVPQFSADKSVNIWCLFWYYVVIGIVSQAFFTVVNLPYTAMTPELTQDYDERTSLNSFRFTFSIGGSILSLILSKIIFSQISDRQQQYLILAAVCTVISVLSLYWCVYGVRDRILAFEAKRISLPQEAEIPFLEQLKIVFSNKPFLFVIAIYLFSWLGVQITASIIPYFVVNCMKLKEGDVPTVMIAVQGTALFMLFIWSYLSKKIGKKIVYFLGMSSWIIAAAGLFFLQPNQIGLMYVMAIMAGVGVSTAYLIPWSMIPDVIELDELQTGQRREGIFYGFMVLLQKFGLAFGLFLVGNTLQAYGFKEAVAGQSSLPIQPESALLAIRIAVGPIPTVCLIAGLILVYFYPITREIHAEMILKLQEQRENK, from the coding sequence ATGGTTAAAGATAATTCTCATAATAACGGTTTTTACCAATCTCTGACCAGTGAAAAATTAGATTTTAAAACTAAATTAGCTTATGGGGCTGGAGATTTGGGTCCGGCGATTACTGCCAATATTGCTGTATTTTATCTGCTGGTTTTCTTTACCAATGTGGCAGGAATTCCAGCGGGTTTGGCAGGTAGTATTTTGATGATTGGCAAAATTTGGGATGGTATCAATGATCCTATGGTGGGAATGCTGACTGATAAAACCCAATCCCGCCGCTGGGGTCGTCGTTTACCTTGGCTTTTATATGGGGCAATTCCTTTTGGTTTTTTCTTTTTCTTGCAGTGGATTGTCCCCCAATTTAGTGCCGATAAAAGTGTTAATATTTGGTGTTTATTTTGGTATTATGTAGTAATTGGCATTGTCTCTCAGGCATTTTTTACTGTTGTGAATTTGCCCTATACAGCCATGACTCCTGAATTAACTCAGGATTACGATGAACGGACTAGTTTAAATAGTTTTCGGTTTACGTTTTCCATTGGTGGCAGTATTTTATCGTTGATTTTATCAAAAATTATTTTCTCACAAATTAGCGATCGCCAACAACAGTATCTAATTTTAGCGGCTGTGTGTACCGTGATTTCGGTTTTATCCTTGTATTGGTGCGTTTATGGGGTGCGCGATCGCATTTTGGCTTTTGAAGCTAAACGGATTTCTTTACCACAAGAAGCAGAAATTCCCTTTCTAGAACAGCTAAAAATTGTCTTTAGTAATAAACCTTTTCTGTTTGTAATTGCTATTTATCTTTTTTCTTGGTTAGGTGTGCAAATCACAGCCAGCATTATTCCTTATTTTGTCGTTAACTGCATGAAACTGAAAGAGGGAGATGTTCCCACAGTCATGATTGCAGTTCAGGGAACGGCTTTGTTTATGTTATTTATTTGGAGTTATTTAAGTAAAAAGATTGGCAAAAAAATCGTTTATTTCTTAGGAATGAGTTCCTGGATTATTGCTGCTGCTGGATTATTTTTCCTACAGCCAAATCAAATTGGTTTGATGTATGTTATGGCTATAATGGCAGGTGTGGGAGTTTCCACAGCTTATCTAATTCCTTGGTCTATGATACCTGATGTGATTGAATTAGATGAATTGCAAACAGGACAACGCCGCGAAGGTATTTTCTATGGTTTCATGGTGTTATTGCAAAAATTTGGTTTAGCTTTTGGGCTATTTTTGGTCGGTAATACTTTACAAGCCTATGGTTTTAAAGAAGCTGTGGCTGGACAAAGTTCTTTACCCATACAACCTGAATCTGCACTTTTAGCCATTCGTATCGCCGTTGGACCCATACCAACTGTTTGTTTAATTGCAGGTTTGATTTTAGTTTACTTCTATCCTATTACTCGTGAGATTCATGCAGAAATGATACTAAAACTGCAAGAACAACGAGAAAATAAATAA
- a CDS encoding DUF29 domain-containing protein, producing the protein MTSSLYETDHNQWTQDTIQYIQNRNFDSIDWDSLIEELEIMGKNDKRAIISLLTRVLEHLLKLSYWESEKTRSGNHWAAEIVNFRAQIQGRLEDSPSLYSQLQTFYEKAHPVAIKSVSKLCPLPPDAHISLLQALDDNWFPNDISND; encoded by the coding sequence ATGACATCATCTCTTTATGAAACAGATCACAACCAATGGACACAAGATACTATCCAATACATTCAAAACCGTAATTTTGACAGCATAGATTGGGATAGCTTAATCGAAGAACTAGAAATTATGGGAAAAAACGACAAACGCGCCATAATTAGTCTGTTGACCCGTGTTCTAGAACATCTACTAAAATTGTCTTACTGGGAATCTGAAAAAACAAGATCCGGTAATCACTGGGCTGCGGAAATTGTCAACTTTCGCGCCCAAATTCAAGGGCGTTTGGAAGATAGTCCTAGCCTTTATTCTCAATTACAAACGTTCTACGAAAAAGCTCATCCCGTCGCTATCAAGTCCGTTTCTAAGTTATGTCCACTTCCCCCAGATGCTCACATTAGCCTCTTGCAAGCCCTAGATGACAACTGGTTTCCGAATGACATCTCAAATGATTAA
- the argS gene encoding arginine--tRNA ligase gives MNLTQEQLKLKLTQALVAAFGTDYTNTDPILVSASNPKFGDYQANVALSLSKKLGKQPRIIAAEIVSKLDVSDICEPPEIAGPGFINLKLQTSYLEAQLNAIQIDARLGIPTAKNPQKQIVDFSSPNIAKEMHVGHLRSTIIGDSIARILEFCGHDVLRLNHVGDWGTQFGMLITHLVDCYPDLQGIIFMETPLGNYLLGDVNIGDLVEFYRESKKKFDNDEEFRERSRKAVVSLQSGDKFTKDAWDLLCEASRQEFKIIYDLLNIKLIERGESFYNPLLPKVVEDLATTGLLEESQGAKCVFLDGFTNREGDPLPLIVQKTDGGYNYATTDLAALGYRIQEDKAKRIVYVTDEGQSNHFAQFFQVARKANWIPDDVELVHVPFGLVLGEDGKKFKTRSGDTVRLRDLLDEAINRARADIENRLQEDGRTETEEFIQNVAEVVGISAVKYADLSQNRTSSYVFSYDKMLSLKGNTAPYLLYAYVRIQGISRQGNIDFTNLGINRQILLKEDAELTLAKHLLQLDEVIKEVEQDLLPNRLCDYLYQLSDKFNKFYENCPVLKSEEPARTSRLMLCDLTAKTLKLGLSLLGIKVLERM, from the coding sequence ATGAACCTTACACAAGAACAACTAAAACTCAAATTAACACAGGCTTTAGTGGCTGCTTTTGGTACAGATTATACTAATACAGATCCAATTTTGGTTTCTGCCAGTAATCCTAAATTTGGTGACTATCAAGCTAATGTGGCTTTATCCCTGAGTAAAAAGTTAGGAAAGCAACCCAGAATTATCGCTGCGGAAATCGTCAGTAAATTAGATGTATCTGATATTTGTGAACCTCCAGAAATCGCTGGTCCTGGTTTTATTAACCTCAAATTACAAACGTCCTACTTAGAAGCACAACTTAACGCGATTCAAATAGATGCTAGATTGGGAATACCCACAGCGAAAAATCCCCAAAAGCAAATTGTTGATTTTTCCAGTCCGAATATTGCTAAAGAAATGCACGTTGGCCATTTACGTTCTACTATTATTGGTGATTCTATTGCCCGGATTTTAGAATTTTGTGGTCATGATGTTTTGCGGTTAAATCATGTTGGTGATTGGGGTACACAATTTGGGATGTTAATTACTCATCTTGTTGATTGTTATCCCGATCTACAGGGTATTATCTTTATGGAAACTCCTCTAGGCAACTATTTACTTGGTGATGTAAATATAGGAGACTTGGTTGAGTTCTATAGAGAGTCTAAGAAGAAATTTGATAACGATGAAGAATTTCGAGAAAGATCCCGAAAAGCAGTAGTAAGCCTACAATCCGGGGATAAATTCACAAAAGACGCATGGGATCTTCTTTGTGAGGCTTCTCGACAAGAATTTAAAATCATTTATGATTTACTGAATATCAAATTAATAGAAAGAGGTGAATCTTTTTATAATCCCTTATTACCAAAGGTTGTGGAAGATTTAGCAACAACGGGATTATTAGAAGAAAGTCAAGGGGCAAAATGTGTTTTCTTGGATGGTTTTACTAATAGAGAAGGTGATCCTTTACCCTTAATTGTCCAAAAAACTGACGGTGGTTATAACTACGCAACTACAGATTTAGCTGCACTAGGTTATCGCATTCAAGAAGATAAAGCCAAGCGAATTGTTTATGTGACAGACGAAGGACAATCTAACCACTTTGCCCAATTTTTCCAAGTCGCAAGAAAGGCAAATTGGATTCCTGATGATGTGGAATTAGTTCATGTTCCTTTTGGGTTAGTGTTAGGTGAAGATGGGAAAAAATTTAAAACTCGTTCTGGGGATACTGTGCGGTTACGCGATTTGTTAGATGAAGCAATTAACCGCGCTCGTGCAGACATAGAAAATAGATTACAAGAAGATGGACGCACAGAAACAGAAGAATTTATTCAAAATGTCGCAGAAGTTGTGGGAATTAGTGCGGTTAAATATGCAGATTTAAGCCAAAATCGCACCAGTAGTTATGTCTTTAGTTATGACAAAATGTTATCTCTAAAGGGCAATACAGCCCCTTATCTTCTCTATGCTTATGTGAGAATTCAAGGTATTAGTCGTCAAGGGAATATTGATTTTACTAACTTGGGAATAAATCGCCAAATCTTGCTGAAAGAAGATGCAGAATTAACTTTAGCTAAACATCTACTGCAACTTGATGAGGTAATTAAGGAAGTAGAACAGGATTTATTACCAAATCGTTTGTGTGATTATTTGTATCAACTCAGCGATAAGTTTAACAAGTTCTATGAAAATTGCCCTGTTCTCAAATCTGAAGAACCTGCTAGAACTTCGCGGTTAATGTTATGTGATTTAACTGCAAAAACTCTGAAGTTGGGATTATCTTTGTTGGGAATTAAGGTTTTAGAAAGGATGTAA
- a CDS encoding ammonium transporter, with protein MNKRIRPLYRLLALAIGAMVLAIFAPTVVQAADPVTLESLNATTEQLQISIDTTWVLLTGFLVFFMQTGFSMLEAGLLRQRGVVNALLENFIDAAVTILIWWGVGFGIAFGTSAGGFIGTDTFFLSQLPVNGTFTNGGVPGIASGLNAYTLFFFQFAFAATASTITTGAMAGRTDFIGDLIYSAVMAAFSYPVIVHWVWNSSGWLSKIGFHDFAGSTVVHTVGGWTALVGAFLLGPRPGRTPWGQIPPAHNLGLAALGTMILWFGWYGFNPGSTLGTGNPGLIGLITLNTTLGAGAGALAAMFYQYSRSRKWDLVYCLNGSLAGLVGITAGCAFIAPWAAVVIGLTGGILVVLGIDIIESCKIDDPAGAFAVHGINGMMGTLAVGFLGQPELTLNQKAGFLLGGGFDLLGVQILGLVAVSVFTIGFAFLMFTGLNAIGKLRVNSEADKVGIDNYEHGATVWPDVYAVEEFVEQEKSYSNK; from the coding sequence ATGAACAAACGTATTCGTCCTTTATATCGTCTTTTAGCACTAGCTATAGGTGCAATGGTTTTGGCAATTTTTGCTCCCACAGTTGTCCAAGCTGCAGATCCTGTGACACTGGAATCTTTAAATGCCACAACTGAGCAATTACAAATTTCCATTGATACTACCTGGGTACTACTCACAGGCTTTTTAGTATTTTTCATGCAGACTGGTTTTTCCATGTTAGAGGCAGGTTTGCTACGCCAAAGAGGTGTAGTTAATGCCTTATTAGAAAACTTTATTGATGCGGCTGTCACCATTCTAATCTGGTGGGGTGTGGGCTTTGGCATCGCTTTTGGTACAAGTGCTGGTGGGTTTATTGGTACAGACACTTTTTTCTTAAGTCAATTACCAGTTAACGGTACTTTTACTAATGGTGGTGTGCCAGGAATAGCTTCAGGACTCAATGCTTATACTTTGTTCTTCTTTCAGTTTGCTTTTGCGGCTACTGCCAGTACAATTACTACTGGGGCAATGGCTGGGAGAACGGACTTTATCGGTGATTTAATCTACAGCGCTGTCATGGCTGCGTTCAGCTATCCCGTGATTGTGCATTGGGTATGGAACTCCAGCGGCTGGTTATCGAAAATAGGTTTTCATGATTTTGCTGGTAGTACAGTGGTTCATACCGTTGGTGGTTGGACAGCTTTAGTTGGTGCTTTTTTACTTGGTCCACGCCCTGGACGAACTCCTTGGGGGCAGATTCCTCCAGCCCATAACTTAGGTTTGGCAGCTTTGGGAACTATGATTCTCTGGTTTGGCTGGTATGGCTTTAACCCCGGTTCAACCCTCGGTACTGGTAATCCTGGCTTAATTGGTTTAATCACCCTGAATACGACCCTGGGGGCTGGTGCTGGGGCGTTAGCGGCGATGTTTTATCAATATAGTCGTTCACGTAAATGGGATTTAGTCTATTGTCTGAATGGTTCTTTGGCAGGTTTGGTAGGGATTACCGCTGGTTGTGCTTTCATAGCGCCTTGGGCGGCGGTGGTGATTGGTTTAACTGGGGGAATTTTAGTAGTTTTAGGAATTGATATTATTGAATCATGCAAAATTGATGATCCGGCAGGAGCATTTGCTGTTCATGGTATTAATGGCATGATGGGTACACTTGCAGTTGGTTTTTTAGGTCAACCAGAACTGACTTTGAATCAAAAAGCTGGATTTTTATTAGGTGGTGGTTTTGATTTGCTGGGTGTGCAGATTTTGGGCCTAGTCGCAGTATCAGTTTTCACTATTGGTTTTGCCTTTTTAATGTTTACTGGACTCAATGCTATTGGTAAGCTGCGTGTTAATTCTGAAGCTGATAAGGTGGGGATTGATAACTATGAACATGGTGCAACTGTCTGGCCTGATGTTTATGCTGTTGAGGAGTTTGTAGAGCAGGAAAAAAGTTACTCTAATAAATAA